One stretch of Dyella jiangningensis DNA includes these proteins:
- a CDS encoding PAAR domain-containing protein, which produces MGKPAAKMGDSIVNAGDIHIVLVPSPGGPVPTPQPFPFHGKITTGVSINVRINGRPAAMVGSMAQNTPPHVPHPGAFQVPPTNQGRVVAGSATVRINGRGAARADDYCETCHDIPYGGPQAPAPVVLVVGLANVLIG; this is translated from the coding sequence ATGGGAAAGCCAGCCGCAAAAATGGGTGACTCCATCGTCAACGCCGGTGACATCCATATTGTTTTGGTCCCGTCCCCGGGTGGCCCTGTACCCACGCCCCAGCCTTTTCCGTTCCATGGAAAGATCACGACTGGCGTGAGCATCAACGTGCGCATCAACGGCCGCCCGGCAGCCATGGTGGGATCGATGGCCCAGAACACGCCCCCGCATGTGCCCCATCCTGGCGCTTTCCAGGTGCCTCCCACGAACCAGGGCCGGGTGGTCGCGGGAAGCGCCACGGTGCGCATCAACGGACGCGGCGCGGCTCGTGCAGACGACTACTGCGAAACCTGCCACGACATTCCCTATGGCGGACCACAGGCGCCTGCGCCCGTGGTTTTGGTGGTGGGATTGGCGAATGTATTGATCGGATAG
- a CDS encoding phage baseplate assembly protein V has translation MVSDVDMAKSMPGQALGGVMVAQVSRVDDPEGLGRVIVLLQGGDGPMESGWLPVMSFYGGPDGGAFFLPKEGDSVLVGFAAGDARQAFVLGFLWNGGIKPPIEDAARHQEVRVIKTRQGKQLIFDDSKEGQLTLIDEHQNKVQIDSAKNHIAVESKGDVTITAANTMTLRANKLMLQNSSGTVRLELGANGLQAIGGASMKLSAAVIDLN, from the coding sequence ATGGTTTCAGACGTCGATATGGCCAAATCCATGCCAGGGCAAGCACTTGGTGGCGTGATGGTGGCTCAGGTCAGTCGGGTCGATGACCCTGAAGGGCTTGGCAGAGTGATCGTTCTGCTCCAGGGCGGCGACGGTCCGATGGAGTCCGGCTGGCTGCCAGTGATGAGTTTCTATGGTGGTCCGGATGGCGGGGCGTTCTTCCTGCCGAAAGAGGGCGATTCGGTGTTGGTCGGTTTTGCCGCCGGCGATGCAAGGCAGGCTTTCGTGCTGGGCTTCCTGTGGAACGGCGGTATCAAGCCGCCGATAGAAGATGCCGCGCGGCACCAGGAGGTTCGCGTGATCAAGACCCGTCAGGGCAAGCAACTGATCTTCGACGATAGCAAGGAAGGTCAGCTCACCTTGATCGATGAACATCAGAACAAGGTGCAGATCGACTCCGCAAAAAACCACATCGCGGTTGAGAGCAAGGGCGACGTCACCATCACCGCGGCCAACACGATGACCTTGAGAGCGAACAAGCTGATGCTTCAGAACAGCTCCGGTACCGTCAGGCTGGAATTGGGCGCAAACGGGCTGCAAGCGATCGGTGGGGCCAGCATGAAACTCAGCGCCGCCGTCATTGACCTCAACTAA